A genomic segment from Methanoplanus limicola DSM 2279 encodes:
- the frhD gene encoding coenzyme F420-reducing hydrogenase, FrhD protein — protein MLMQDWYAEYMIVGCGNTLQTDDGFGPAVISELKKLNLPENLKTLDAGLAGPHYLFTLMAQADITVKKMVILDIMDFGGKPGEITRVTPDLLAPGAYTDPHSWGLKEPLQVLAERTEIVIFGCQPESIDISQIENEAEDAEFWVTESVREAIPKAVQLALAEVGVDYGTTITSQRDLHRERGGRGQEA, from the coding sequence ATGTTGATGCAGGACTGGTACGCAGAATATATGATTGTCGGATGCGGTAACACGCTACAGACCGATGACGGTTTTGGCCCGGCAGTCATCTCCGAACTGAAAAAACTGAATCTTCCGGAAAATCTAAAGACTCTTGATGCAGGCCTTGCAGGTCCGCATTACCTGTTTACCCTCATGGCTCAGGCCGATATAACCGTTAAAAAGATGGTTATACTCGACATCATGGACTTTGGCGGAAAACCAGGTGAAATCACAAGAGTTACTCCGGATCTGCTCGCTCCCGGAGCTTACACTGACCCACATTCCTGGGGCCTTAAAGAACCACTTCAGGTGTTAGCAGAGAGAACAGAAATAGTAATCTTTGGGTGCCAGCCGGAAAGCATTGACATTTCCCAGATTGAAAATGAGGCAGAAGATGCCGAATTCTGGGTCACTGAATCTGTCAGGGAGGCCATTCCCAAAGCAGTGCAGCTTGCATTAGCTGAAGTAGGAGTGGATTATGGGACTACTATCACGTCTCAAAGAGATCTTCACAGGGAAAGAGGAGGAAGAGGTCAGGAAGCCTGA
- the frhG gene encoding coenzyme F420 hydrogenase subunit gamma, whose translation MGLLSRLKEIFTGKEEEEVRKPEVPVIKKEEEIPKTVEEPAPEPVVKAPAEKPAEKPKDVEIHQTLDGDKKEEKPVANKITVGHVHMSGCTGCLVSLADNYEGLFKILDDYADLVYCLTLADVRHIPEMDVALVEGSVCLQDETSVREIKETRERAKVVVALGGCAAYGNITRFCRGGQWNQPQHESYVPIGDLIDVDVVIPSCPPGAESIRNVCVMAYLLLQGTDEQKELAAAYLKPLMDLAKRGTEACGCDLMYDVINQGLCMGCGTCAASCPVRAITMEYGRPAIDRDMCIKCGACYAQCPRSFFNFDVINQFEGIMEAIDGAMGKGGE comes from the coding sequence ATGGGACTACTATCACGTCTCAAAGAGATCTTCACAGGGAAAGAGGAGGAAGAGGTCAGGAAGCCTGAAGTTCCGGTTATAAAAAAGGAAGAGGAGATTCCAAAAACAGTGGAAGAACCTGCTCCTGAACCGGTAGTGAAAGCACCTGCCGAAAAACCTGCAGAAAAACCCAAAGATGTGGAGATTCACCAAACGCTGGATGGAGATAAAAAGGAGGAAAAGCCTGTGGCAAATAAAATAACAGTTGGGCACGTACACATGTCCGGATGTACCGGATGTCTCGTGTCACTTGCAGACAATTATGAAGGCCTCTTCAAGATTCTTGATGATTATGCAGACCTCGTCTACTGTCTGACATTAGCAGATGTCAGGCACATCCCTGAAATGGATGTTGCACTTGTAGAAGGTTCAGTATGTCTTCAGGACGAGACTTCAGTTAGAGAGATCAAAGAAACAAGAGAGAGGGCAAAAGTTGTTGTTGCTCTTGGAGGATGTGCAGCATACGGAAACATCACAAGATTCTGCCGTGGCGGTCAGTGGAACCAGCCGCAGCACGAGTCATATGTCCCAATCGGGGACCTTATTGATGTCGATGTAGTCATACCATCATGCCCTCCGGGTGCAGAGTCAATCAGAAATGTATGTGTAATGGCATACCTGCTTCTTCAGGGAACTGACGAGCAGAAAGAGCTTGCAGCAGCATACTTAAAGCCACTCATGGACCTTGCAAAGCGTGGTACAGAGGCATGCGGATGTGACCTCATGTATGATGTCATAAACCAGGGCCTCTGTATGGGATGCGGTACATGTGCAGCAAGCTGCCCAGTACGTGCAATCACAATGGAATACGGCAGACCTGCCATCGACCGCGATATGTGTATCAAATGCGGAGCATGCTATGCACAGTGCCCACGCAGTTTCTTCAACTTCGATGTCATCAACCAGTTTGAGGGCATAATGGAAGCAATTGATGGTGCAATGGGCAAGGGAGGTGAGTGA
- the frhB gene encoding coenzyme F420 hydrogenase subunit beta, producing MVLGNYKSVISARAADAEILKRSQDGGIVTQLFAYALEEGIIDGAIVAGPGDEPWKPEPVVATTRAELLAARGTRYTISPNMMLIKEATRSYGLDKVGIVGTPCQMQALRKAQLYPMAMRKVPDKIALAIGIFCMENFPYQGLEAIVEDHCNVKMESADKMDIGKGKFSVYTERGAISQIPLKATHKYEQPGCHVCLDYVANLADVSTGSVGSPDGWSTVFVRTKNGENVWSKAIDAGYFETKDIASVKPGLDLVTKLATDKIDKNKKSVEARATFGVNKGLRNPYI from the coding sequence ATGGTGCTCGGAAACTATAAATCAGTGATCTCAGCCCGTGCAGCAGATGCAGAAATTCTCAAGCGCTCGCAGGACGGCGGTATCGTAACCCAGCTCTTTGCATACGCACTTGAAGAAGGCATTATTGACGGGGCAATCGTTGCCGGACCAGGCGACGAGCCATGGAAGCCGGAACCTGTTGTAGCAACAACAAGGGCAGAGCTTCTTGCAGCACGCGGCACCCGTTATACAATCAGCCCGAACATGATGCTCATCAAGGAAGCAACACGTTCATACGGTCTTGACAAAGTAGGTATTGTAGGAACACCATGCCAGATGCAGGCACTCAGAAAGGCACAGCTTTACCCAATGGCTATGCGCAAAGTTCCTGACAAGATTGCTCTTGCAATCGGAATCTTCTGCATGGAGAACTTCCCGTACCAGGGTCTTGAGGCAATCGTCGAGGACCACTGCAATGTAAAGATGGAGTCCGCAGACAAGATGGATATCGGAAAGGGCAAGTTCTCTGTATATACAGAGCGCGGTGCAATTTCACAGATACCACTCAAGGCTACACACAAATACGAACAGCCAGGATGCCACGTATGTCTTGACTACGTTGCAAACCTTGCAGATGTCTCAACCGGATCAGTAGGAAGTCCGGACGGATGGAGCACAGTCTTTGTCCGCACAAAGAACGGAGAAAATGTCTGGTCAAAAGCAATTGACGCCGGATACTTCGAGACAAAGGACATCGCATCTGTAAAGCCAGGCCTTGACCTTGTAACAAAACTTGCAACCGACAAGATCGACAAGAACAAGAAATCTGTCGAAGCACGTGCAACCTTTGGTGTAAACAAAGGCCTGCGCAACCCATACATCTAA